The following are from one region of the Cystobacter ferrugineus genome:
- a CDS encoding glycosyltransferase: MNVLLITFSFPPVGGVGVLRALSLAKYLPAEGIRVDVLTARNAPAVGRDQALLRQVPADVTVHRTWTLDLPFALRKGIKKLLTRGKAPRSPSAPPPAGRPGLLKRLEGFVANLLLPDPQIGWLPFAYPAARRIIRSRKIDAVIITVPPFSSVKLAARLRKAFPALPIILDFRDEWLTTTLELVSFNNNERARQIARRTESEAVNAATAVVAVTRNAADELRKRYPHQPAAKFLTVPNGYDDTPSPRLPAGPQRVDKVILTYMGSVYGTTDPRTLLAAVAELPADVRDRLRIRFIGHVETPAYRQALAALAPTVELVGFLPMSEAHRQLAASHYALLITQDPINVSAKFYDYLGAGKPIIAAVHPEGEVRRLLDETGAGEWASVNDPAALRQLLIKAVNRVTSEGIVPYRPRPEAVASYHRKPLTRRYATLLQSFSQERV; the protein is encoded by the coding sequence GTGAACGTCCTCCTCATCACATTTTCCTTCCCGCCCGTCGGCGGAGTCGGCGTCCTGCGAGCCCTTTCGCTCGCCAAGTACCTCCCCGCTGAAGGCATCCGTGTCGACGTCCTCACCGCCCGCAACGCGCCCGCCGTGGGCCGCGACCAGGCCCTCCTGCGGCAGGTGCCCGCCGACGTGACCGTCCACCGCACCTGGACGCTCGACCTCCCCTTCGCCCTGCGCAAGGGCATCAAGAAGCTGCTCACCCGCGGCAAGGCCCCGCGCTCCCCTTCCGCCCCGCCTCCCGCGGGGAGACCCGGTCTCCTGAAACGGCTCGAGGGCTTCGTCGCCAACCTCCTCCTTCCCGATCCACAGATTGGCTGGCTGCCCTTCGCCTATCCCGCCGCCCGGCGCATCATCCGCTCGCGGAAGATCGACGCCGTCATCATCACCGTCCCGCCCTTCTCCAGCGTCAAACTCGCCGCCCGCCTGCGCAAGGCCTTCCCGGCACTGCCCATCATCCTCGACTTCCGAGATGAATGGCTCACCACCACCCTGGAGCTCGTCTCCTTCAACAACAACGAGCGCGCCCGCCAGATCGCGCGGCGGACCGAGTCCGAGGCCGTCAACGCCGCCACCGCCGTCGTCGCCGTCACCCGCAACGCGGCCGACGAGCTCCGCAAGCGCTACCCGCATCAACCCGCGGCCAAGTTCCTCACCGTGCCCAACGGCTACGACGACACCCCGTCGCCGCGGCTCCCCGCCGGGCCCCAGCGGGTCGACAAGGTCATCCTCACCTATATGGGCTCCGTCTACGGCACCACCGATCCGCGCACGCTCCTCGCGGCCGTCGCCGAGCTCCCCGCCGACGTGCGTGACAGGCTGCGCATCCGCTTCATCGGCCACGTCGAGACGCCCGCCTACCGCCAGGCCCTCGCCGCCCTCGCGCCCACCGTCGAGCTCGTCGGCTTCCTCCCCATGTCCGAGGCACACCGCCAGCTCGCCGCCTCCCATTACGCCCTGCTCATCACGCAGGATCCCATCAACGTCTCGGCCAAGTTCTACGACTATCTCGGCGCGGGCAAACCCATCATCGCCGCCGTCCACCCGGAGGGCGAAGTGCGCCGCCTCCTCGATGAAACCGGCGCGGGCGAATGGGCCAGCGTCAACGACCCCGCCGCCCTCCGGCAGCTCCTCATCAAGGCCGTGAACCGCGTCACCTCGGAGGGCATCGTCCCCTACCGGCCGAGACCCGAGGCCGTGGCCTCCTACCACCGCAAGCCGCTCACCCGCCGCTACGCCACCCTCCTCCAGTCCTTCTCGCAGGAGCGCGTATGA
- a CDS encoding glycosyltransferase — translation MKIVHVVYNMEMGGAEMLVAQLCRMQRGNGHQVEVCAYDKLGALGAVLREEGFTVHVLGEAPVPRTMLRYLKLFRRLRPDVVHCHNPAPTLQAAMGARLAGVECVLATRHSLVSPPYDRAGEIKFSTWSWLWLDWVAGICEVTCENLRAAPLARREKVVRVYNGTSAINRVPVERVADEFRLLFVGRLAKIKDLGTLIRAVALAAERVPRLRLDVVGDGPVRGELEALARELGAAERIRFHGQQMETARFFSGADVFAMSSVSEGLPMSLLQAMSLGLPAVLTDVGGMREVMDLSRSGLLAPVGDAAALAEAIVRLADDEALRAEFSRRAVATYQAEFTLERMDAEYMRLYRTVGNRA, via the coding sequence ATGAAGATTGTGCACGTGGTCTACAACATGGAGATGGGCGGCGCGGAGATGCTGGTGGCGCAGTTGTGCCGGATGCAGCGTGGCAACGGGCACCAGGTCGAGGTGTGCGCGTACGACAAGCTGGGGGCGTTGGGGGCGGTGTTGCGCGAGGAAGGCTTCACGGTCCACGTGCTGGGCGAGGCGCCCGTTCCGAGGACGATGCTGCGCTACTTGAAGCTGTTCCGCCGGCTGCGGCCCGATGTGGTGCATTGCCACAATCCCGCGCCCACACTGCAAGCGGCGATGGGCGCGCGGCTCGCCGGGGTGGAATGTGTGCTGGCGACGCGTCACAGCCTGGTGTCTCCGCCGTATGACCGCGCGGGCGAGATCAAATTCAGCACTTGGTCCTGGCTGTGGCTGGACTGGGTGGCGGGCATCTGCGAGGTGACGTGCGAGAATCTGCGCGCCGCTCCGTTGGCGCGGCGCGAGAAGGTTGTCCGTGTTTACAACGGTACGTCCGCGATCAATCGGGTTCCAGTGGAGCGCGTGGCTGACGAGTTTCGTCTGTTGTTTGTGGGACGTCTGGCGAAGATCAAGGATTTGGGAACGCTGATCCGCGCGGTGGCCCTGGCGGCGGAGCGGGTTCCGCGATTGCGGCTGGATGTGGTGGGCGACGGTCCGGTGCGCGGCGAGCTCGAGGCGTTGGCGCGAGAGCTCGGGGCGGCGGAGCGGATCCGCTTCCATGGACAGCAGATGGAGACAGCGCGATTTTTCAGTGGGGCGGATGTGTTTGCGATGTCGTCGGTGTCGGAGGGTCTGCCCATGTCGCTGTTGCAGGCGATGAGCCTGGGCCTGCCCGCCGTGCTGACGGATGTGGGCGGGATGCGCGAGGTGATGGACCTCTCCAGGAGTGGGCTGCTGGCTCCGGTGGGCGATGCCGCCGCGTTGGCCGAGGCCATCGTGCGGCTGGCGGACGATGAGGCGCTGCGCGCGGAGTTCAGCCGGCGCGCGGTGGCGACGTACCAGGCCGAGTTCACGCTGGAGCGGATGGACGCTGAATACATGCGGCTGTACCGGACCGTCGGGAACCGCGCCTGA
- a CDS encoding FAD-dependent monooxygenase: protein MSRQPNPQVVIIGAGPAGMMLAYQLVTNGIPVRVLERHPDFEREFRGELIQPAALGPLEALGLLPLLVERGVALPNIERRLFVGERRRVMVPGGKERGSLISQAGFLQVLHELCGRHPHYRLDFGTTALQTVRENGRVVALKTRHEGAEGRVEGDLFVDCSGRNSGLRKDVGLEVESTQVPADVVWLRFDFSDQPQALPEGVDVHMFGRGVVTVLFPTTRSRLQVAYSAPGDLGGLRKNLPELRRQLLPTLPARLRPHVEAKLDERTETQFLRVIVDRLERWFVPGLLFLGDAAHTMSPSGGQGLNLALRDSFAAANHLLDALRGGQPLDEAVFQKIEAERRPEAERIQAMQTRVHRMVMAPMFVEHLMFTVLGLVLRLSKKVSQGGQGFAPVEARYGVPVSRLP from the coding sequence ATGTCACGGCAACCGAATCCCCAGGTGGTCATCATCGGCGCGGGCCCGGCCGGAATGATGCTCGCCTATCAACTGGTCACCAATGGAATCCCGGTGCGCGTGCTCGAGCGGCACCCCGATTTCGAGCGCGAGTTCCGCGGCGAGCTCATCCAGCCCGCGGCGCTCGGTCCGCTGGAGGCGCTCGGTCTGCTCCCCCTGCTCGTGGAGCGCGGGGTGGCGCTCCCGAACATCGAGCGGCGGCTGTTCGTGGGGGAGCGTCGGCGCGTCATGGTCCCGGGGGGCAAGGAGCGCGGGTCGTTGATCTCCCAGGCCGGATTCCTCCAGGTCCTCCACGAGCTGTGTGGCCGCCATCCGCACTACCGGCTCGATTTCGGCACCACCGCCCTCCAGACGGTGCGCGAGAACGGGCGGGTGGTGGCACTCAAGACACGCCATGAAGGCGCCGAGGGTCGCGTCGAGGGCGACCTCTTCGTGGACTGCAGTGGCCGGAACAGTGGGTTGCGCAAGGACGTGGGCCTCGAGGTCGAGTCCACCCAGGTACCCGCGGATGTGGTGTGGCTGCGCTTCGATTTCTCGGACCAGCCCCAGGCGCTCCCCGAGGGCGTGGACGTCCACATGTTCGGCAGGGGCGTGGTGACCGTGCTCTTCCCGACGACGCGCTCGCGGCTCCAGGTGGCCTACAGCGCGCCCGGGGATCTCGGCGGCCTGCGCAAGAACCTCCCCGAGTTGCGGCGCCAGCTGCTGCCGACGCTCCCCGCCCGGCTGCGCCCCCACGTCGAGGCGAAGCTCGATGAGCGCACCGAGACCCAGTTCCTCCGCGTCATCGTCGACAGGCTGGAGCGCTGGTTCGTGCCCGGGCTGCTGTTCCTGGGAGACGCGGCGCACACCATGTCGCCCTCGGGAGGGCAGGGATTGAACCTGGCGCTGCGCGACAGCTTCGCCGCCGCCAACCACCTGCTCGACGCGCTCCGCGGGGGTCAGCCTCTCGATGAGGCGGTCTTCCAGAAGATCGAGGCCGAGCGCCGCCCCGAGGCCGAGCGGATCCAGGCCATGCAGACCCGCGTGCACCGGATGGTCATGGCGCCGATGTTCGTCGAGCACCTCATGTTCACCGTGCTCGGCCTCGTGCTCCGGTTGTCGAAGAAGGTGAGCCAGGGAGGCCAGGGCTTCGCCCCGGTCGAGGCGCGTTACGGCGTTCCGGTGTCGCGGCTTCCCTGA
- a CDS encoding YopT-type cysteine protease domain-containing protein, translating to MTIQSTRNAPMPRALNSTSSSTPASSANSTQSSAATGSAGATAEAKVQEQKPPASSPPGYHKDQLGKPNATPQDTSANAVFQSKKDVAALNSRRNSVFTSRPAQGNPGSAASRELAPQAGALQGGHKKAYPQPEFLTLAAQNGAHIDAWVDQANNESVQNSPHAAGVCNAMVNEWTRAGVNGTDAAFSAVLQTGQYHQFVKLQEKATQVQHQVIKNENFILDNSAHNMGFGDQFMLQVQNSAHDQNNAVPNLNTQRLTPQNAGITTNANLAGQLSTLLQQNMPPAGSTANFKMRIVDTNGAGHAIGIKTHHLPNGQVEHSMLDPNTGEFTKIPQQNFTQFVTDHMNLMYGNDYQNGRWALNHVTP from the coding sequence ATGACCATTCAGAGCACCAGGAACGCTCCGATGCCGCGAGCGCTCAACTCCACGTCATCCAGCACTCCAGCCAGCTCGGCGAATAGCACCCAGAGCAGTGCCGCGACGGGGAGCGCGGGCGCCACCGCGGAAGCGAAAGTCCAGGAGCAGAAGCCGCCCGCTTCCTCCCCACCCGGCTATCACAAGGACCAGCTCGGCAAGCCGAATGCGACGCCCCAGGACACCTCCGCCAATGCCGTGTTCCAGTCGAAGAAGGATGTCGCCGCGCTGAACTCGCGGCGCAACTCCGTGTTCACGAGCCGCCCCGCCCAGGGGAACCCGGGCAGCGCCGCTTCCCGGGAACTCGCTCCGCAGGCAGGCGCCCTCCAGGGCGGGCACAAGAAAGCGTATCCGCAGCCGGAGTTCCTGACGCTCGCGGCGCAGAATGGGGCGCATATCGATGCCTGGGTCGATCAGGCGAACAACGAGTCCGTCCAGAACTCTCCCCATGCCGCGGGAGTCTGCAACGCGATGGTGAATGAGTGGACCCGCGCGGGCGTGAACGGCACCGACGCCGCCTTCAGCGCGGTTCTGCAAACGGGGCAGTATCACCAGTTCGTCAAGCTGCAGGAGAAGGCCACTCAGGTGCAGCATCAGGTCATCAAGAACGAGAACTTCATCCTCGACAACAGCGCTCACAACATGGGCTTTGGGGATCAGTTTATGCTCCAGGTCCAGAATTCGGCGCACGATCAGAACAATGCCGTCCCCAATCTCAACACACAGAGATTGACGCCCCAGAACGCGGGCATCACCACGAATGCGAACCTCGCCGGCCAGTTGTCGACCCTGCTGCAGCAAAACATGCCCCCGGCGGGCTCGACCGCGAACTTCAAGATGAGAATCGTGGACACCAATGGAGCCGGCCACGCCATTGGCATCAAGACCCACCACCTGCCCAATGGGCAGGTGGAGCACTCGATGCTGGATCCCAACACGGGCGAATTCACGAAGATCCCCCAGCAGAATTTCACCCAGTTCGTGACTGATCACATGAACCTGATGTACGGCAACGACTATCAAAATGGGCGATGGGCGTTGAACCATGTGACGCCATAG
- a CDS encoding cytochrome P450, with the protein MSTRAESSQSDVAQYFNPMAPDQIEDPYPLYARMRRERPVFYSAPFDLWVVSRHADIAEVENDPSRFSSAGALDARSEPHPEVLQVLEQGYVRFVSMVQSDPPDHTRMRAVFGKALSAQRIAAMEPEIRATADMLLDRIVRDGKADLIQQFAYALPGLIICDLLGVPRSDMEQLKRWSDDKTLLMSATAPLEHQVEAAHGFIAMQRYFIEQLEERRKHPREDLLTLLVPQSMGGTAPLSHQEAVCNAMDLMAAGHETTMGLIGNGMWLLLQAPEQLRALREDLELLPNALDEMLRMESPIRGFFRTVISQTQLGGVQLPKGSRVFIVYASGNRDEERFSEPERFDIRRADARKHLAFGKGIHFCVGAPLAKLEGRIAFEHLLRRLPNLRLRTDAAAVRRPYFMLRGFEHLPIAWDPPVPV; encoded by the coding sequence ATGTCCACACGAGCCGAGTCCTCCCAGAGCGATGTTGCCCAATACTTCAATCCGATGGCGCCCGATCAGATCGAAGATCCCTATCCGCTCTACGCCCGGATGCGGCGGGAGCGCCCGGTCTTCTACAGCGCCCCGTTCGACCTGTGGGTCGTCTCCCGGCACGCGGACATCGCGGAGGTTGAAAACGATCCCTCGCGCTTCTCGTCGGCTGGAGCGCTCGACGCCCGGAGCGAGCCACACCCGGAGGTCCTCCAGGTGCTGGAGCAGGGCTACGTCCGGTTCGTCTCGATGGTCCAGAGCGACCCTCCGGACCACACCCGGATGCGGGCCGTGTTCGGCAAGGCCTTGAGTGCCCAACGCATCGCCGCCATGGAACCGGAGATCCGCGCGACCGCGGACATGCTCCTCGACCGCATCGTGCGAGACGGCAAGGCGGATCTGATCCAGCAGTTCGCGTATGCGCTTCCCGGCCTCATCATCTGTGATCTGCTCGGCGTGCCGCGCTCGGACATGGAGCAGCTCAAGCGCTGGTCCGATGACAAGACGCTGTTGATGTCGGCGACGGCTCCCCTCGAGCACCAGGTGGAGGCCGCGCACGGCTTCATCGCGATGCAGCGCTACTTCATCGAGCAGCTCGAGGAGCGGCGGAAGCACCCTCGCGAGGACCTGCTCACGCTCCTGGTCCCCCAATCCATGGGCGGCACCGCGCCCCTGAGCCACCAGGAAGCCGTCTGCAACGCCATGGATCTCATGGCCGCGGGCCACGAGACCACGATGGGCCTCATCGGCAATGGCATGTGGCTGCTGCTCCAGGCTCCCGAGCAGTTGCGGGCCCTGCGGGAGGACCTGGAACTGCTGCCCAACGCCCTCGACGAGATGCTGCGCATGGAGTCCCCCATTCGGGGGTTCTTCCGGACGGTGATCTCGCAGACGCAACTCGGTGGAGTCCAGCTCCCGAAGGGCAGCCGGGTGTTCATCGTCTACGCGTCCGGCAATCGGGACGAGGAGCGGTTCTCCGAGCCGGAGCGCTTCGACATCCGCCGCGCCGACGCGAGGAAGCACCTGGCCTTCGGCAAGGGCATCCACTTCTGTGTTGGAGCACCGTTGGCGAAGCTGGAGGGGAGGATTGCCTTCGAGCACCTGCTCCGGCGGTTGCCGAATCTCCGGTTGCGGACGGATGCGGCGGCCGTGCGCCGGCCATACTTCATGTTGCGAGGGTTCGAGCACCTGCCCATCGCCTGGGATCCCCCCGTACCGGTGTGA
- a CDS encoding sensor histidine kinase, giving the protein MNKPSDEAPEAPVTWESLRDAIIGLGERSMRKSYYGALQEHLTELARFRTLLDEVQEAIIVTELPGLRVLDANRKGRWMLGAPSTARLCRPLESFFAPNEWRILEEYLHPSEREPRPGPGLLSLEREGEERVLELSIRQNTFGQRQYLVIIARDVTERRRIEQALLAAKEEAEAAARAKAQFLGIASHELRTPLTSLLLLLQQGARRTGQEACGGELLNRMLRLARRLAVLVEDLLEVSRLEHDQIVMRPTHIDLRTLLADVVADFRTRAPSRHFGLRLPPEPAYVEADTIRVVQVLSNLLENAVKYSLEGSPVEVRLESMEGIARVWVSDQGPGIPEERRSQLFTPFGRLREVGQDSPGLGLGLYISRQLAELQGGRLELAPTHGRGTTFTFSLPLASWPTQEDADQEFAPHPAG; this is encoded by the coding sequence ATGAACAAGCCCTCTGATGAAGCGCCTGAAGCGCCCGTGACCTGGGAGTCCTTGAGAGACGCCATCATCGGGCTTGGCGAGCGCTCGATGCGCAAGAGCTACTACGGCGCGCTACAGGAGCACCTCACGGAGCTTGCCCGCTTCCGGACCCTGCTCGACGAGGTCCAGGAGGCCATCATCGTCACGGAGTTGCCTGGCCTCCGCGTCCTGGATGCCAACCGGAAGGGGCGGTGGATGCTGGGTGCCCCCAGCACCGCGCGGCTCTGCCGGCCGCTCGAGTCCTTCTTCGCCCCGAACGAGTGGCGCATCCTCGAGGAGTACCTCCACCCGAGCGAGCGTGAGCCCAGGCCGGGCCCGGGGTTGCTGTCGCTCGAGCGGGAGGGCGAGGAACGGGTGCTCGAGCTCTCCATTCGTCAGAATACGTTCGGCCAGCGCCAATACCTGGTCATCATCGCTCGCGACGTCACGGAGCGGAGGAGAATCGAGCAAGCGCTCCTCGCGGCGAAGGAAGAAGCGGAGGCAGCGGCTCGAGCGAAGGCGCAGTTCCTCGGCATCGCATCCCATGAGCTTCGCACCCCCCTCACCTCCCTGCTGCTGCTCCTTCAGCAAGGAGCCCGGCGGACCGGGCAGGAGGCTTGCGGAGGCGAGCTGCTCAATCGGATGCTCCGCCTGGCCCGCCGGCTCGCCGTCCTCGTCGAGGATCTGCTCGAGGTCTCCCGCCTCGAGCACGATCAGATCGTCATGAGGCCCACGCACATCGACCTGCGGACGCTCCTGGCCGATGTGGTGGCGGACTTCCGCACCCGTGCGCCCTCCCGGCATTTCGGTCTTCGGCTGCCTCCAGAGCCCGCCTACGTCGAGGCGGACACCATCCGTGTCGTGCAGGTGCTCTCGAATCTCCTGGAGAACGCCGTCAAGTACTCGCTCGAAGGCTCTCCCGTCGAGGTCCGTCTCGAATCGATGGAAGGAATTGCTCGCGTGTGGGTCAGCGACCAGGGGCCAGGCATCCCCGAGGAACGGCGCTCCCAGCTCTTCACGCCTTTCGGACGCTTGAGGGAAGTCGGGCAGGACTCACCAGGGCTTGGACTGGGTCTCTATATTTCCCGCCAGCTCGCCGAACTCCAGGGAGGGCGGTTGGAGCTGGCGCCAACCCATGGCAGGGGCACGACCTTCACCTTCTCCCTGCCACTCGCCTCCTGGCCAACCCAGGAGGATGCGGACCAGGAGTTCGCCCCCCACCCGGCCGGATGA
- the ercA gene encoding alcohol dehydrogenase-like regulatory protein ErcA — MTTTTTELRKFVAPEIVYGPGSRRLVGRYARNLGATRVLIVSDPGVVSAGWLREVLESLESEGLRYHLFVNVSPNPRAEEVHQGVQVYQQERCDAIVAVGGGSPMDCAKGIGIVLANKEHILTFEGVDRIAKPIPPLICVPTTAGTSADVSQFAIITDTRRRLKVSIVSKAIVPDVSLIDYDTTRTLTPVLIACCGMDALVHGIEAFVSNAHSILTDVYALAAISLIWNNLPVALKNPLDEAARRQLMDGSLEAGLAFSNTSLGAIHAMAHAMGGLIDNPHGEANTLLVDHVVAFNYEAAPERFDLIAEKLGLEPARLAPDKRKEALVSALRRLKHGMGLDLRLRDRGISRSDIPFLARHALSDPCMATNPRRLTLRDVEVLYEQAL, encoded by the coding sequence ATGACGACAACGACGACAGAGCTCCGGAAGTTCGTCGCACCCGAGATCGTCTACGGCCCAGGGTCGAGGCGTCTGGTCGGCCGTTATGCGCGCAACCTCGGAGCGACCCGGGTGCTCATCGTGTCCGACCCCGGAGTGGTCTCGGCTGGTTGGCTTCGGGAGGTCCTCGAGTCGCTGGAGAGCGAGGGCCTGCGCTACCACCTCTTCGTGAACGTGAGCCCCAACCCTCGGGCCGAAGAGGTCCATCAGGGAGTCCAGGTCTACCAACAGGAGCGCTGTGACGCCATCGTGGCGGTCGGGGGCGGGAGCCCCATGGATTGCGCGAAGGGGATTGGCATCGTCCTGGCCAACAAGGAGCACATCCTCACGTTCGAGGGCGTGGATCGGATCGCCAAACCGATCCCTCCCCTCATCTGCGTCCCGACCACCGCGGGAACCTCGGCGGATGTCTCCCAGTTCGCGATCATCACGGACACCAGGCGCCGGCTGAAGGTCTCCATCGTCAGCAAGGCCATCGTCCCCGACGTCTCGCTCATTGACTACGACACCACGAGGACCCTCACCCCCGTGCTCATCGCCTGCTGTGGCATGGATGCCTTGGTGCACGGAATCGAGGCCTTTGTCTCGAATGCCCATTCGATACTCACGGATGTGTATGCGCTCGCGGCGATCTCGCTCATCTGGAACAACCTGCCAGTGGCCTTGAAGAACCCCCTCGATGAGGCCGCTCGCCGGCAGTTGATGGATGGCAGCCTCGAGGCGGGGCTCGCCTTCTCGAATACCTCACTCGGTGCCATCCATGCCATGGCCCATGCCATGGGCGGGCTCATCGACAATCCTCACGGCGAAGCAAACACCCTCCTCGTCGACCACGTGGTTGCCTTCAACTACGAGGCGGCTCCCGAGCGCTTCGATCTGATCGCGGAGAAGTTGGGGCTCGAGCCCGCCCGGCTCGCACCGGACAAGCGCAAGGAGGCCCTTGTCTCCGCGCTCCGGCGGCTCAAGCACGGCATGGGCCTCGACCTGAGGCTGCGGGACAGGGGAATCTCACGCTCCGATATTCCCTTCCTCGCCCGGCATGCCCTCTCGGACCCCTGCATGGCAACGAACCCACGCCGCTTGACACTCCGCGACGTGGAGGTGCTGTATGAACAAGCCCTCTGA